The following proteins are co-located in the Candidatus Phytoplasma asteris genome:
- a CDS encoding single-stranded DNA-binding protein: MLNKVQLIGNIAHNLEKQYINSNNAQIPKIDFNLVINNKDKVQYIPCVVFRNQAENMSTYLNKGSKIYAEGALSIQKYTTNEGQTRTTPKVIIQNVIFLDNKTK; encoded by the coding sequence ATGTTAAATAAAGTTCAATTAATTGGTAATATCGCTCATAACCTAGAAAAACAATATATCAATAGCAACAACGCACAAATACCTAAAATAGATTTCAATTTAGTAATTAATAATAAAGATAAAGTTCAATACATCCCTTGTGTCGTTTTTCGTAATCAAGCTGAAAACATGAGTACATATTTAAATAAAGGTTCAAAAATATATGCAGAAGGCGCATTATCCATCCAAAAATATACCACAAACGAAGGCCAAACACGAACCACACCCAAAGTAATTATTCAAAATGTCATTTTTTTAGACAACAAAACTAAATAA
- a CDS encoding sigma-70 family RNA polymerase sigma factor, translated as MLRQKLFKDFLKNKKNLEIRNQLIELHLPLVKKLAYHFKYYPKVLTKEDLYQEGILGLIKSLNNYQDLGYDFIAYATPTIKSEINELIRKSHSPSIPQKTTKPNNISFKEEQYKQPNWDKILNPHQLWLKQVKHELLIKKLKTKLSKNEFNVICLSFGISLENNNEPNQQPLTNHAIAQKLNLKLSQIEDLKDNAIRKLNPNYKNKENKKC; from the coding sequence ATGTTAAGACAAAAATTATTTAAAGATTTTTTAAAAAATAAAAAGAATTTAGAAATTCGTAATCAATTAATCGAACTTCATTTACCTTTAGTAAAAAAACTAGCTTATCATTTTAAGTATTACCCTAAAGTTTTAACTAAAGAGGATTTATATCAAGAAGGGATTTTAGGATTAATCAAATCCCTTAATAATTACCAAGATTTAGGTTATGATTTCATTGCTTACGCTACTCCAACCATTAAATCGGAAATCAATGAACTAATAAGAAAAAGCCATTCACCTTCAATCCCACAAAAAACAACCAAACCAAATAATATCAGTTTTAAAGAAGAACAATACAAACAACCTAATTGGGATAAAATCCTTAATCCACATCAATTATGGCTAAAACAAGTAAAACATGAATTATTAATAAAAAAACTAAAAACTAAACTAAGCAAAAATGAATTCAATGTTATTTGTTTAAGTTTTGGCATCTCGCTAGAAAATAACAACGAACCTAATCAACAACCTCTAACCAATCATGCAATCGCGCAAAAACTTAATTTAAAACTCTCCCAAATTGAAGATTTAAAAGATAATGCAATTAGAAAACTAAACCCAAATTATAAAAATAAGGAGAATAAAAAATGTTAA
- a CDS encoding SVM family protein (Sequence-variable mosaic (SVM) proteins are highly divergent, but recognized by the shared signal peptide region that defines them.) codes for MFKIQNQFKIISIYLFIFLGLLLVNNNLVMANNANSNVNIPRNNNVNNNILTQIRTLHDLLLNEANLFQELYNATRDNLPQDIIINLKNQIRNIHIQSENIRINILSNQ; via the coding sequence ATGTTTAAAATACAAAATCAATTTAAAATAATAAGTATTTATTTGTTTATTTTTTTGGGATTATTATTAGTTAATAATAATCTAGTAATGGCGAATAATGCAAATTCTAATGTCAATATACCCCGAAATAACAATGTTAACAACAATATATTAACACAAATCAGAACTTTGCATGATTTGTTGTTAAATGAAGCAAACTTATTTCAAGAACTTTATAATGCTACTAGAGATAATCTGCCACAAGATATAATAATTAATTTAAAAAATCAAATAAGAAATATACATATACAATCTGAAAATATTAGAATAAATATTCTTTCGAATCAATAA
- a CDS encoding IS3 family transposase has protein sequence MKKIEKIIEKEIHKNKLLQALMKKNQKTDKKTVFELVKQFNQKLNLTTILKTIRTKRSTYYWLKAENKIKAKKEKYLLQQNRIKALCLHQQYFYGHRKITDLYQKTFNEFITKKKVYTIMKKNDINCRLRIKKNKYNYKNNLKTKLKVVYNLINQDFISIAPLQKLFTDITYFKTPQGFLYFSCIIDSFNNQIIASHTSKHQNKELVLNTIQKLPLLKEPCIIHSDQGTVYQSQKVQQTLTKKGFLISMSRKATPRDNAVIENFFGQMKTILQHQHPFLFQKSTKKLKKIINHFPKFWNNQWILAKLNYSSPSQYSQNLI, from the coding sequence ATGAAAAAAATAGAAAAAATAATAGAAAAAGAAATCCACAAAAATAAATTATTACAAGCTCTAATGAAAAAAAATCAAAAAACTGATAAAAAAACAGTTTTTGAATTAGTTAAACAATTTAATCAAAAACTAAATTTAACAACCATTTTAAAAACTATCCGAACAAAAAGAAGCACTTATTATTGGTTGAAAGCAGAAAACAAAATCAAAGCCAAAAAAGAAAAATATTTATTACAACAAAATCGCATTAAAGCTTTGTGTTTACACCAACAATATTTTTACGGTCATCGTAAAATCACTGATTTATATCAAAAAACCTTTAACGAGTTCATCACCAAGAAAAAAGTTTACACCATTATGAAAAAAAACGACATTAACTGTCGTTTAAGAATTAAAAAAAATAAATATAATTATAAAAATAATTTAAAAACTAAATTAAAAGTAGTATATAATTTAATTAATCAAGATTTTATATCAATAGCCCCTTTACAAAAACTCTTTACAGATATCACTTATTTCAAAACTCCACAAGGATTTTTATATTTTTCTTGTATTATTGATTCTTTCAACAACCAAATTATCGCTTCCCACACTTCCAAACATCAAAATAAAGAATTAGTTTTAAACACCATCCAAAAATTACCTCTATTAAAAGAACCTTGTATTATTCACTCAGATCAAGGAACAGTTTATCAATCACAAAAAGTCCAACAAACTTTAACGAAAAAAGGTTTTTTAATCAGTATGTCAAGAAAAGCAACTCCACGCGATAACGCTGTAATTGAAAACTTTTTCGGCCAAATGAAAACTATCTTACAACATCAACATCCTTTTTTATTTCAAAAATCAACCAAAAAATTAAAAAAAATAATCAATCATTTTCCGAAATTTTGGAACAATCAATGGATTTTAGCTAAATTAAATTATTCATCTCCTTCTCAATATTCCCAAAATCTTATATAA
- a CDS encoding SVM family protein (Sequence-variable mosaic (SVM) proteins are highly divergent, but recognized by the shared signal peptide region that defines them.): MFKIKNNLLLLNAFFVFIFLGLFLIINNQQVMAAPNEEFVGDMRIVNTTVSNIDILKNHETFKQYFDFTLTGPRYNGNTEEFAIIWKIKNPPRNLLGVFFDNSTRDDEDDKYTLEELKQMGNGAKNMYIFWQYE; the protein is encoded by the coding sequence ATGTTTAAAATCAAAAATAATTTATTATTATTGAATGCATTTTTTGTATTTATTTTCTTAGGATTATTTTTAATTATTAATAATCAACAAGTAATGGCTGCCCCTAATGAAGAGTTTGTTGGCGATATGAGAATCGTTAATACAACTGTATCAAATATTGATATTCTTAAAAATCATGAAACATTTAAACAATATTTTGATTTTACGTTAACTGGTCCGCGTTATAACGGAAACACAGAAGAATTTGCAATTATTTGGAAAATTAAGAATCCACCTCGTAATTTATTAGGTGTTTTTTTTGATAATAGCACTAGAGATGATGAAGATGATAAATATACTTTAGAAGAATTAAAACAAATGGGTAATGGAGCTAAAAATATGTATATTTTTTGGCAATATGAATAA
- a CDS encoding HU family DNA-binding protein, translating to MNKKELIKSIAEVNKTSITQTEEFYNSFENALIKAITSNEEVILSSKIGKFILKTRKAHTTPETKFIINKQTGKKTGKRTGKNLKIPAKTVVSFKMSKPIKDEVKKLQLK from the coding sequence ATGAATAAAAAAGAATTAATTAAATCAATAGCTGAGGTAAATAAAACCTCAATAACCCAAACCGAAGAGTTTTACAACTCATTTGAGAATGCTCTAATTAAAGCAATCACATCAAATGAAGAAGTGATTTTATCCTCTAAAATTGGTAAATTTATCTTAAAAACTAGAAAAGCCCACACAACCCCCGAAACTAAATTCATCATCAATAAACAAACAGGCAAAAAAACAGGAAAAAGAACTGGTAAAAACTTAAAAATACCCGCAAAAACGGTTGTTAGTTTTAAAATGTCAAAACCAATTAAAGATGAAGTCAAAAAACTTCAATTAAAATAA